From one Leptospira stimsonii genomic stretch:
- a CDS encoding alpha/beta hydrolase — MKYTKIKFFTIAFVLVVLTIGCTRYVVITDQKFTSQTANIAPNIFLTTFSYENSSYPPILIVDPVLINKKALYLGDKSGLIGVLNGNGFSVWLLHFEDHKNINLKDVGENLIPEVIGRIQKVTGKKEYILGGVSLGGQSLLHSFKAKKIPDIAKAFFLGTGMDYKYNDSFIEQMKAEKRLGSDISSSCKNKDSFCKRFISFDADDPTTLFVYQNLFNYLPALEENPKTWESFENTNFPSLFIGGRIDNISPTESIHPVYKRKKGKKEYFEAGRDNGMAIDYDHLGLFAYEDAPSDIYQRIANWLKETEAAPKKVSSNPANP; from the coding sequence ATGAAATATACAAAAATTAAATTTTTCACGATCGCGTTCGTTCTCGTCGTTTTGACGATCGGGTGCACACGTTATGTGGTCATTACCGATCAGAAATTCACTTCCCAAACGGCGAACATTGCTCCGAATATTTTTCTGACCACTTTCTCTTATGAGAATTCTTCTTATCCTCCGATCCTAATCGTGGATCCCGTTTTGATCAATAAGAAGGCTCTTTATCTCGGAGATAAATCCGGGTTGATCGGAGTCCTGAACGGAAACGGATTTTCGGTGTGGCTTCTTCATTTTGAAGATCACAAAAATATAAACCTCAAAGACGTCGGAGAGAATTTGATTCCAGAAGTGATCGGAAGAATTCAAAAAGTCACCGGTAAAAAGGAATACATCCTCGGCGGAGTTTCGTTAGGCGGACAATCGCTTCTTCATTCCTTCAAAGCGAAAAAAATTCCCGACATCGCGAAGGCGTTCTTTCTCGGAACGGGAATGGATTATAAATATAACGATAGTTTTATCGAACAGATGAAGGCTGAAAAAAGATTGGGTTCCGATATCAGTTCTTCCTGTAAAAATAAGGACAGCTTCTGCAAACGTTTTATCTCGTTCGATGCGGACGATCCTACCACTCTCTTCGTTTATCAAAATCTCTTTAATTATCTTCCGGCTCTGGAAGAAAATCCGAAGACATGGGAATCCTTTGAAAACACGAATTTCCCTTCTCTTTTTATCGGCGGAAGAATCGATAACATCTCCCCGACGGAAAGTATTCATCCCGTTTACAAAAGAAAAAAAGGGAAGAAGGAATATTTTGAAGCGGGAAGAGACAACGGAATGGCGATCGACTACGATCATCTCGGTCTTTTTGCATACGAAGACGCACCTTCCGATATCTATCAAAGAATCGCAAACTGGTTAAAGGAAACCGAAGCGGCGCCTAAGAAGGTTTCTTCCAACCCAGCAAATCCATAA
- a CDS encoding alpha/beta hydrolase — protein sequence MNSNIQRTFLILFLGIFLSQCKASIQLQGEIHHPKTEDGWDLTLEHFPPLSGNITKKYPVILCHGLIANRTYLKINEKSSIVGRLQKEGYDVWLLDLRGRRDAGYPSLFFGDKTFTYSMDDYIKYDVDAAIKHVLNSTGKDKVNWIGHSMGGMVVYGRVGSLSEKRIANFVAIGSPAIMDPPSSAIQRWGSLTWLMNLWPVIPAETWAGIQGGTGIPFLPQKSFEELFWHKANIDPSILSGVKTTSINPGAKNEILQFKDLSESGEMRSLDKKISYSDNLKNIKIPTLFVAGRRDKLGMSYSLRYAYDTISSEDKSLFIASRSNGHSDDYGHTDLIVGKNADKDIFGPIVSWLDKRN from the coding sequence ATGAACTCGAATATCCAAAGAACGTTTTTGATTCTTTTTTTGGGAATCTTTCTTTCACAATGTAAAGCGAGCATCCAGCTTCAAGGCGAAATCCATCACCCAAAGACGGAAGACGGCTGGGATCTGACTTTAGAACACTTCCCTCCTCTTTCCGGAAACATCACTAAAAAATATCCCGTAATCTTGTGCCACGGTTTGATCGCCAATAGAACGTATCTTAAGATCAACGAGAAAAGTTCGATCGTGGGAAGACTTCAGAAAGAAGGTTATGACGTTTGGTTACTCGATCTAAGAGGAAGAAGGGACGCGGGTTATCCGTCTCTTTTTTTCGGAGATAAAACATTCACTTATAGTATGGACGATTATATCAAATACGACGTCGATGCGGCCATCAAACACGTGTTAAATTCCACCGGAAAAGACAAGGTCAATTGGATCGGTCATAGCATGGGCGGAATGGTAGTCTATGGAAGAGTGGGAAGTCTGAGCGAAAAGAGAATCGCAAACTTTGTCGCAATCGGTTCTCCCGCGATCATGGATCCTCCGAGTTCCGCGATTCAAAGATGGGGATCTCTAACTTGGCTCATGAATCTTTGGCCCGTGATTCCCGCTGAAACCTGGGCGGGCATTCAAGGCGGAACGGGAATTCCGTTTCTTCCACAAAAATCTTTTGAAGAACTTTTTTGGCACAAGGCCAATATCGATCCTTCGATTCTTTCCGGAGTAAAAACGACTTCCATCAATCCGGGAGCGAAGAACGAAATTCTTCAGTTCAAAGACCTTTCTGAAAGCGGTGAAATGCGAAGCTTGGATAAGAAGATCTCTTATTCGGACAATTTGAAGAATATCAAAATTCCGACTCTTTTCGTCGCGGGAAGAAGGGATAAACTGGGAATGTCGTATTCTCTCCGTTATGCGTATGACACGATTTCATCCGAGGACAAATCTCTTTTTATCGCGTCCCGATCCAACGGGCATTCGGACGATTACGGTCATACGGATTTGATCGTTGGAAAAAACGCGGACAAAGATATTTTTGGTCCGATCGTCTCCTGGTTGGACAAAAGAAACTAA
- the msrA gene encoding peptide-methionine (S)-S-oxide reductase MsrA → MEIATLGGGCFWCLEAVYQMVEGVETIVSGYSGGQTKNPDYRSVCSGNTGHAEVVQISFDPKVITYPEILDIFWICHDPTTLNRQGNDVGTQYRSVIFYHSSEQKRQAEEAIQKASSQFSSPIVTQVEEQKEFYPAENYHQNYYRTNPEQTYCHYVVKPKIDKYLKVGFKVKK, encoded by the coding sequence ATGGAAATAGCAACACTGGGCGGCGGATGTTTTTGGTGTCTCGAAGCGGTTTATCAAATGGTGGAAGGTGTCGAAACGATTGTCTCCGGATATTCCGGCGGACAGACAAAGAATCCGGATTACCGTTCGGTATGTTCGGGAAACACCGGGCATGCCGAAGTAGTTCAGATTTCCTTTGATCCGAAAGTAATCACATATCCCGAAATCTTAGATATCTTCTGGATCTGTCACGATCCCACCACATTAAACCGACAAGGAAACGACGTTGGAACCCAATATCGCTCCGTCATTTTCTATCATTCTTCCGAACAAAAAAGACAAGCGGAAGAAGCGATTCAAAAAGCTTCCTCTCAATTTTCGTCGCCGATCGTGACTCAAGTGGAAGAACAAAAAGAATTTTATCCGGCCGAGAATTATCACCAAAATTATTACCGGACCAATCCGGAACAAACATACTGTCATTATGTGGTGAAACCAAAAATCGATAAGTATCTCAAAGTGGGATTCAAAGTCAAAAAATGA
- a CDS encoding porin, giving the protein MIQKQNLFQLEHFKKRKQRSQKTISITQGTLFDFIFRIASSGISVWILFISVLFFSDSIFAQEKKKDEKTENTQIQSLDSSNKPEADLPKETKEENQKKEEPKADPKAPKFGFFADSYYAHNPYASPNRDNKYLTQPARWDEINVNLAYIDGKVETDQYRGRVAFQYGNSVNSNYKNEVTSEKNSNQFSVRNIQEAYAGIKLAKNLWLDAGIYFGNIGLESWISHSNWNYSRALALDYVPYYSSGFRLSYQYSQKLSFQLHLMNGWSNITETNRDKAIGTQIDYQVTDKFRITHNTFIGNEAPDNERRQTRYYNNLILQYHFTKFFIIAGSGDVGIQRVPDPGVNAYRQWYIGTFWITWRPIEEFRTSVRIERMYDPDQTIIQSGTKNGFLTSGGTLTLDYIPNEQAMVRLEGRYFRSYDPVFDYHRARSKEEKFIVFAVTVKI; this is encoded by the coding sequence ATGATACAAAAACAAAATCTTTTTCAGTTAGAACATTTTAAAAAACGAAAACAAAGGTCTCAAAAAACGATTTCTATAACTCAAGGGACTCTTTTCGATTTTATTTTTCGCATCGCATCTTCCGGAATTTCTGTGTGGATTCTATTCATTTCCGTTTTATTCTTTTCCGATTCGATCTTTGCTCAAGAAAAGAAGAAGGATGAGAAAACGGAGAATACACAGATTCAAAGTTTAGATTCTTCTAATAAACCCGAAGCGGATCTTCCAAAAGAAACGAAGGAAGAAAACCAAAAAAAAGAAGAACCCAAGGCGGATCCAAAGGCGCCAAAATTCGGTTTTTTTGCGGATTCTTACTATGCACACAACCCGTACGCCTCTCCGAACAGAGACAACAAATATCTCACGCAACCGGCGCGTTGGGACGAGATCAATGTCAACTTAGCTTACATCGACGGCAAGGTGGAGACGGATCAATATCGAGGAAGAGTTGCGTTTCAATACGGTAATTCCGTAAATTCGAACTACAAAAACGAAGTCACTTCCGAAAAAAATTCCAATCAATTCTCGGTTCGAAACATTCAGGAAGCGTATGCGGGAATCAAACTCGCAAAAAATCTCTGGCTCGACGCCGGAATTTATTTCGGAAATATCGGTCTTGAAAGTTGGATTTCCCATTCTAACTGGAATTATTCCCGCGCCCTTGCCCTCGATTACGTTCCCTACTATTCGAGCGGCTTTCGACTTTCCTATCAGTATTCTCAAAAACTTTCCTTTCAACTGCATCTGATGAACGGCTGGTCCAACATCACCGAGACAAACCGAGACAAAGCAATCGGAACACAGATCGACTATCAAGTGACCGACAAATTCAGAATCACGCACAACACCTTTATCGGAAACGAAGCTCCTGACAATGAAAGACGACAAACTAGATATTATAATAATTTAATATTACAATATCACTTTACAAAATTCTTCATCATAGCGGGTTCCGGAGACGTCGGGATCCAAAGAGTTCCGGATCCCGGCGTAAACGCGTATCGACAATGGTATATCGGAACGTTTTGGATCACTTGGAGGCCGATTGAAGAATTTCGAACCTCCGTCCGAATCGAAAGAATGTATGATCCCGATCAGACGATCATTCAATCGGGAACCAAAAACGGTTTTTTGACTTCGGGTGGAACTCTTACCCTCGATTACATTCCGAACGAACAAGCGATGGTGCGACTTGAAGGAAGATACTTTCGTTCTTATGATCCGGTCTTTGACTATCACAGAGCCCGTTCCAAAGAGGAAAAATTTATCGTCTTTGCGGTCACGGTCAAGATCTAA
- a CDS encoding DMT family transporter, protein MNTIKPYLCLVLFAFITGTTFQVSKEALVHFSPAQTGALRFVLASILLFVFVFLSERKLLKVNRENLKSLIFLGIVGVFGFNFFFFLGMRKASPVNAAIIVALSPAITIFLSYLLLKTKITILQYVGTAVSFLGVLVVISDGNLNSVRTVLEGEGILYIFLAAICWALYSVGMKKYLKGVSTVQITTFTSFFGTICLLLLIIFSGDYHIEWSKTPTSAWFAILYMAAFTTFFGYLFWNYGIQKVGPDKAAIFGNLIPVVAMLTTWFLGESLNVFDIVGAILVIVGIFVVNSKFGRIPATQNIKTSTVG, encoded by the coding sequence ATGAACACGATCAAACCTTATCTTTGCCTCGTACTTTTTGCCTTCATCACCGGAACCACGTTTCAAGTCTCAAAGGAAGCGTTGGTCCATTTCTCTCCGGCCCAAACCGGAGCTTTACGTTTTGTATTGGCTTCGATTCTTCTTTTTGTCTTTGTCTTCTTGAGTGAACGGAAACTTTTAAAGGTCAATCGTGAGAATTTAAAAAGCCTCATTTTTCTCGGAATCGTCGGTGTGTTCGGTTTCAATTTCTTTTTCTTCTTGGGAATGCGTAAAGCCTCTCCCGTAAACGCCGCGATCATCGTCGCGCTCAGTCCCGCGATCACCATTTTTCTTTCTTATCTTCTTTTGAAGACAAAGATCACAATTCTTCAATATGTGGGAACCGCAGTTTCTTTTCTAGGCGTCCTTGTTGTGATCTCGGATGGTAACTTGAATTCAGTCCGAACCGTTCTCGAAGGAGAAGGAATTCTTTATATATTCTTAGCCGCGATTTGCTGGGCTTTGTATTCCGTGGGAATGAAAAAATATCTCAAGGGAGTTTCTACGGTTCAGATCACCACGTTCACTTCCTTTTTTGGAACGATCTGTTTACTCTTGCTGATCATTTTCAGCGGCGACTATCATATCGAATGGAGCAAAACTCCGACCTCCGCATGGTTCGCGATCTTGTATATGGCCGCTTTTACCACATTCTTCGGTTATCTTTTTTGGAATTACGGAATTCAGAAAGTCGGTCCCGATAAGGCCGCGATCTTCGGAAACCTGATTCCAGTTGTGGCTATGTTGACTACTTGGTTCTTGGGAGAATCACTCAATGTTTTCGATATCGTCGGCGCGATTCTTGTGATCGTCGGAATCTTTGTCGTAAATTCCAAGTTCGGTCGCATTCCGGCGACGCAAAATATAAAAACTTCTACGGTAGGTTAA
- a CDS encoding MerR family transcriptional regulator produces the protein MSKTLSISQISEITKFSPHTLRYYEKMGLLPHPERSHGKDRKYSEKEIRHLKVIRTLKELSMPLQDIKEFIKEGCILDKISKGENLKPPLNKRIRILTSHLTTLEQKKKDLEVTIKLTKAKLKEYETLLANEERN, from the coding sequence GTGAGCAAAACCCTTAGTATTTCTCAGATTTCAGAGATCACGAAGTTCAGCCCGCATACGCTTCGTTATTACGAAAAGATGGGCCTTTTACCTCATCCGGAAAGAAGTCACGGAAAAGACCGGAAATATTCGGAAAAAGAAATTCGACATCTGAAAGTGATTCGAACTCTCAAAGAACTGAGTATGCCTTTGCAAGATATCAAAGAGTTCATCAAAGAAGGTTGTATCTTAGATAAGATTTCCAAGGGTGAGAATTTGAAACCGCCCTTAAACAAAAGAATACGAATTCTTACCTCACATCTTACCACATTGGAACAGAAGAAAAAAGATCTAGAAGTTACGATCAAACTCACGAAGGCGAAACTCAAAGAGTACGAAACTCTTCTCGCAAACGAAGAGAGGAATTAA
- a CDS encoding acyl-CoA dehydrogenase family protein, giving the protein MLQNNYFSDTQDIQDHFEHILPWTEIILDYENDFSETSDGGPTNPSEAKEYYKTVLQTVGDLAGNILSPHVAELDREGLGFKDGKVEFPPKMLELVSKVVDAGVQAYGFSRKYGGLGIPWTVKSFISEIFYRVDASLAIAIGCVNLAEILERHASKEMKDEWIPRLAAGEFVCAMGLTEPDHGSDLPNLRTKATKDQNGNWVLNGTKRFITHGCGFGETPAILLTLARSGEVGSGARGLSFFLVQSTDVQIAGIENKLGLHCSPTCEVVFENSPGLLVGEEGYGLIKYTMGMLNGARMGIAQQSTGLATAAYYEALKYSKERIQFGKPLIEIPAVKKIIDRLERETLAMRCLTLEGSRVMDRYYWRALRLEKKGASEKEAKNDTVVRYWEKIANVLTPISKFYCSESCLKVVSDALQVHGGAGYTEDYDIARIYRDARITTIYDGTSQIQINASIGGITSGLTHTFGEYLTELVNQLDSSLAHKLFHGFQELVSLYKDLPGREDKDTYAEEIVMTCSRLLAGILLELSCRRIPEERKQIRLKHAKDYHLDTLSILEGNLAKLKEVSAVPA; this is encoded by the coding sequence ATGCTTCAGAACAACTATTTTTCCGACACCCAAGACATCCAGGATCACTTTGAGCACATTCTTCCCTGGACCGAAATCATCCTCGATTACGAAAACGACTTTTCGGAAACATCGGATGGAGGTCCTACAAATCCTTCGGAAGCGAAAGAATATTATAAGACGGTTCTTCAGACGGTGGGCGATCTCGCCGGAAATATTCTTTCTCCACACGTTGCCGAATTAGATCGGGAAGGATTGGGATTCAAAGACGGAAAGGTAGAATTCCCGCCCAAGATGTTGGAGCTGGTCTCGAAGGTAGTCGATGCCGGCGTGCAAGCCTACGGATTTTCGAGAAAATACGGCGGCCTCGGAATTCCATGGACTGTGAAATCATTTATTTCCGAAATATTTTATAGAGTGGACGCGTCACTCGCCATTGCGATCGGTTGTGTGAATCTTGCCGAAATTCTTGAACGTCATGCCTCCAAAGAAATGAAAGACGAATGGATTCCTCGATTGGCCGCTGGAGAATTTGTCTGCGCGATGGGCCTTACCGAACCGGATCATGGATCCGATCTTCCGAATCTTAGAACCAAAGCCACTAAAGATCAAAATGGGAACTGGGTCTTGAACGGAACGAAAAGATTCATCACACACGGATGCGGATTCGGAGAAACTCCGGCGATACTTCTCACGTTGGCTCGATCGGGAGAAGTAGGCTCCGGTGCGAGAGGACTTTCTTTTTTTCTCGTCCAAAGCACGGATGTGCAGATCGCGGGAATCGAAAACAAACTAGGACTTCATTGTTCACCAACCTGCGAAGTGGTTTTTGAGAATTCTCCGGGTCTTCTCGTCGGAGAGGAAGGTTACGGTCTCATCAAATACACGATGGGAATGTTGAATGGCGCAAGAATGGGAATCGCACAACAATCCACGGGGCTTGCAACCGCGGCATATTACGAAGCTCTAAAATACTCCAAGGAAAGAATTCAATTTGGAAAACCCTTGATTGAAATTCCCGCTGTTAAAAAAATCATCGATCGTTTGGAAAGGGAAACTCTTGCGATGCGTTGTCTTACTCTGGAAGGATCGAGAGTAATGGATCGATACTACTGGCGCGCACTTCGTTTGGAAAAAAAGGGAGCCTCCGAGAAAGAAGCGAAGAATGATACCGTTGTTCGTTATTGGGAAAAGATAGCTAACGTTCTTACCCCGATCAGTAAGTTTTATTGTTCTGAATCTTGTTTAAAAGTAGTGAGCGACGCTTTGCAAGTCCACGGCGGTGCCGGATATACCGAAGACTACGATATCGCGAGAATTTATCGAGATGCAAGAATTACTACGATCTACGACGGGACTTCTCAAATCCAAATCAATGCGAGTATCGGAGGAATCACCTCCGGTCTCACCCACACTTTCGGTGAATACCTAACCGAACTAGTCAATCAGTTGGATTCTTCTCTTGCTCATAAACTGTTTCATGGATTCCAAGAACTCGTTTCTCTTTATAAGGACCTTCCGGGAAGAGAAGACAAGGATACATACGCGGAAGAAATTGTAATGACTTGTTCTCGTCTTCTTGCTGGAATTCTCCTGGAACTTTCCTGCCGGAGAATTCCTGAGGAAAGAAAACAGATTCGTCTTAAACACGCTAAAGACTATCATTTAGATACGCTCTCCATCTTAGAAGGAAATCTCGCAAAGTTGAAGGAAGTGAGCGCGGTCCCCGCTTAG
- a CDS encoding CatB-related O-acetyltransferase, whose protein sequence is MTKSNPNSFGPDPSTPHPFPQFPRISFLKNFIRSALIEVGNYTYYDDPNGGENFEVENVLYHYDFRGDRLIIGKFCALATGVKFIMNGANHKMNAFSTYPFAIFGNGWEIAMPQMQDLPLKGDTIVGNDVWIGTNAVVLPGVKIGDGAIIGAYSVVTRDVPPYSIVAGNPAVVIRERFPKDIIEKLLKLRWWDWTPEKITNSLEFLTTLDFKKLEEFA, encoded by the coding sequence ATGACAAAATCAAATCCGAATTCTTTCGGACCGGATCCTTCTACGCCGCATCCTTTTCCACAATTTCCAAGGATCTCATTTTTAAAGAATTTTATCCGTTCAGCTCTGATCGAAGTGGGAAATTATACCTACTACGACGATCCGAATGGAGGGGAGAATTTCGAGGTCGAGAATGTTCTCTATCACTATGACTTTCGAGGAGATCGGCTTATAATCGGTAAATTCTGTGCACTCGCTACAGGCGTAAAATTTATCATGAACGGAGCCAATCATAAGATGAACGCATTTTCCACCTATCCGTTTGCTATTTTTGGAAACGGATGGGAAATTGCGATGCCGCAGATGCAAGATCTTCCTCTCAAAGGTGACACGATCGTAGGGAACGATGTTTGGATCGGAACGAACGCGGTCGTTCTTCCGGGAGTAAAAATAGGGGACGGTGCGATCATCGGTGCTTACTCCGTTGTTACGCGTGACGTTCCACCTTATTCGATTGTAGCTGGAAATCCGGCGGTCGTCATTCGAGAAAGATTTCCAAAGGATATAATCGAAAAGCTCCTGAAGTTAAGATGGTGGGATTGGACTCCCGAAAAAATTACGAATTCATTGGAGTTCCTTACGACTCTCGATTTCAAAAAATTAGAAGAATTCGCTTAA
- a CDS encoding SDR family NAD(P)-dependent oxidoreductase, with translation MKYELVLITGASGGLGTEFCNQLAASGSDLILTDLSSSSLKNLQSDLEKKYKIQVHTIPADLSISEGRDKIVSYLSKKKLKPDLLINNAGLGYIGDFANEPESSFLTTIRVNVEALTAMTRKILPIMLANGKGRILNLASTASFQPVPYFTIYAASKVFVLYFTDGLSYELKGTGVSIHAVSPGPIRTPFFGKAFPKGFRSPDLFWLTPTKVVKTALAGMDRGKTIIVVGWVNHIQQILTSILPRRMAAWIGSLVFSIGKKREN, from the coding sequence ATGAAATACGAATTGGTTTTGATAACCGGCGCATCCGGTGGCTTAGGTACCGAATTTTGCAACCAACTTGCGGCGAGCGGAAGCGATTTGATCCTTACGGATTTATCTTCTAGTTCGCTCAAAAACCTTCAGAGTGATCTTGAAAAAAAATACAAGATTCAAGTTCACACGATTCCCGCTGATCTTTCGATTTCGGAAGGGCGTGATAAAATCGTTTCTTACTTATCGAAGAAAAAGTTAAAACCGGATCTATTGATCAACAACGCGGGCCTTGGTTATATCGGAGATTTTGCGAATGAACCCGAATCCAGCTTCTTAACGACGATTCGAGTCAACGTAGAAGCGTTGACTGCGATGACTCGAAAAATTCTTCCGATCATGCTCGCGAACGGAAAAGGAAGAATTCTCAATCTCGCCTCAACGGCTTCCTTTCAACCCGTTCCTTATTTTACGATCTATGCCGCTAGTAAAGTATTCGTTTTATATTTTACGGATGGCCTGAGTTACGAACTCAAAGGAACCGGGGTCAGCATCCATGCAGTTTCTCCGGGGCCGATTCGAACTCCTTTTTTTGGAAAAGCGTTTCCGAAGGGATTTAGATCTCCGGATTTATTCTGGCTCACTCCGACCAAGGTCGTGAAGACCGCTCTCGCCGGAATGGACCGTGGAAAGACGATCATCGTCGTAGGTTGGGTGAATCATATTCAACAAATACTAACCTCGATTCTTCCGAGGAGAATGGCGGCTTGGATCGGATCGCTGGTTTTTTCCATCGGGAAAAAAAGAGAAAATTAG
- the map gene encoding type I methionyl aminopeptidase, with amino-acid sequence MSIETEKDLIGLKRIGKIVGLVLKEMKLYAKAGMSTKELDDFGLNLLKKYGARSAPVITYNFPGTTCISVNREVAHGIPSSKKILKNGDLINIDVSAELGGYFGDNGSSFILGEGHPILSSLVDCSRTSLYKGLSVARAGNRISDIGKAIHEEAKSYGFTVIKNLMGHGTGGSLHEAPKYIPCYEDKKYSQKLKSGMVIAIETFISTKSEIAMETSDGWTLVTRDGSYVAQQEHTIVVTEKEPILLTASNGV; translated from the coding sequence ATGTCCATTGAAACGGAAAAAGACCTGATCGGTCTGAAAAGGATCGGCAAAATCGTAGGACTCGTTTTGAAAGAAATGAAATTATATGCGAAAGCGGGAATGTCCACCAAAGAACTGGATGACTTTGGTTTGAATCTTCTCAAAAAATACGGAGCGAGATCCGCGCCGGTGATTACTTACAATTTTCCGGGAACGACTTGTATCAGCGTCAACCGCGAAGTCGCGCACGGAATTCCCTCCTCAAAGAAGATTCTAAAAAACGGAGATCTGATCAACATCGATGTTTCCGCAGAACTCGGAGGATATTTTGGGGACAACGGAAGTTCTTTCATTCTTGGGGAAGGCCATCCGATTCTTAGCTCGCTCGTAGATTGTTCTAGAACGTCTCTCTACAAGGGACTTTCCGTGGCTAGAGCGGGAAATCGTATCAGCGATATCGGCAAAGCGATCCACGAAGAAGCGAAATCATACGGCTTTACCGTGATTAAAAATTTAATGGGACATGGAACCGGAGGAAGTCTCCACGAGGCTCCGAAATACATCCCTTGTTACGAAGACAAAAAATATTCTCAGAAATTAAAATCGGGAATGGTCATCGCGATAGAAACGTTCATATCGACTAAATCCGAAATCGCGATGGAGACTTCGGACGGATGGACGCTCGTAACCAGAGACGGGAGCTACGTCGCACAGCAGGAACATACGATCGTCGTAACGGAAAAAGAACCGATTCTTCTCACGGCAAGCAACGGAGTTTAA
- a CDS encoding cyclic nucleotide-binding domain-containing protein — protein sequence MPPESPNILNHIQPIEYNKGQIIFRQGDPSKDQMFFISKGSVVLSETMDGKERAICRINENNFFGEMALLTGGKRTASAISAVDGVRLISLDSSIIENMIHKNPKFMFRMLLTAASRHYREELNFSQLQRVLKIDPSNLEFAQDYENCRIHNLGVISRIYGHLSNYFPPGKYLFRAGEPASEKLWFVLQGKLVLCKVARDGSESDVRDYHPGDLLDLSSLIGSNPRVFSIKAVDDTAVVTSIDRNLLYRVLTLNPKLFFNVFKTIVYDFTILNHCSKMSKIAESGVSSGVASIPETEEVKGESGEGLDHLAEQASSATLDDQDVASSVPETAGAPSKENS from the coding sequence ATGCCTCCTGAATCACCTAACATATTAAATCACATTCAGCCGATCGAATACAATAAAGGCCAGATTATTTTCCGGCAAGGAGATCCTTCCAAGGATCAGATGTTCTTCATTTCTAAAGGTTCCGTTGTTTTATCCGAAACCATGGATGGAAAAGAACGTGCTATTTGTCGCATTAACGAGAACAATTTTTTTGGCGAAATGGCCCTTTTAACCGGCGGAAAAAGAACCGCGTCCGCGATTTCTGCAGTTGATGGGGTTCGTTTGATCTCTTTGGACAGTAGTATCATAGAAAATATGATCCATAAAAATCCGAAGTTTATGTTTCGGATGCTTTTAACGGCGGCGAGCAGGCACTATCGAGAGGAGCTCAATTTTTCCCAATTGCAACGCGTCTTAAAAATCGATCCTTCCAATTTGGAGTTCGCTCAGGATTATGAAAACTGTAGAATTCACAACCTAGGCGTAATCAGCAGAATCTACGGACATCTAAGCAATTATTTTCCTCCGGGAAAATATCTGTTTCGTGCCGGGGAACCTGCTTCCGAAAAACTTTGGTTCGTACTCCAGGGTAAATTAGTGCTTTGTAAAGTAGCGCGAGACGGATCGGAATCGGATGTAAGAGATTATCATCCCGGAGACTTGCTGGATCTTTCCTCTCTGATCGGTTCTAACCCGAGAGTTTTCTCCATAAAAGCTGTCGACGATACGGCGGTTGTTACATCCATCGATCGCAACTTGTTGTATCGAGTTCTAACCTTAAATCCGAAATTATTTTTCAACGTCTTTAAGACGATCGTCTATGATTTTACGATTCTCAATCATTGTTCTAAGATGAGTAAGATCGCAGAATCGGGCGTGAGTAGCGGAGTGGCAAGTATTCCGGAAACGGAAGAAGTAAAAGGCGAGAGCGGAGAAGGGTTGGATCATCTCGCAGAGCAAGCATCTTCAGCGACATTGGATGATCAGGACGTCGCAAGCTCCGTACCGGAAACGGCCGGAGCTCCGAGCAAAGAAAATTCTTAA